A single region of the Thermodesulfatator indicus DSM 15286 genome encodes:
- a CDS encoding RluA family pseudouridine synthase produces the protein MNQGKTFELKVLPADEGKRLDVFLAENISELTRSQAKKIIENGHVKIDGKVVSKPRHKIKAGEIIEVFVPAPKPLEIKPEEEVPFEILYEDKHLAVINKPPGVVVHPGAGHYEGTLVHGLLARLKDLSGIGGELRPGIVHRLDKDTSGLLVVAKDDKTHQALTQMFKDREIKKIYLALVHGVPRLSAGKIEKPIGRHPVNRQKMSVHAKTGREALTFYRVRERFPKAALLEVEPKTGRTHQIRVHLASIGHPIVGDELYGGARPHGPKARRQMLHAYRLAFKHPVTGKELSFEAPLPEDFEEILSELRQVKN, from the coding sequence ATGAACCAGGGGAAAACTTTTGAACTTAAAGTTTTGCCTGCTGATGAAGGTAAGCGCCTTGATGTCTTTTTGGCTGAAAATATTTCCGAGCTCACCCGCTCGCAGGCGAAAAAAATCATTGAAAATGGCCACGTGAAAATAGACGGCAAAGTAGTTTCAAAGCCAAGGCACAAAATCAAGGCAGGCGAGATCATAGAAGTTTTTGTGCCGGCGCCAAAGCCACTGGAAATAAAACCCGAAGAGGAAGTTCCCTTTGAAATACTTTACGAAGATAAACACTTGGCGGTGATAAATAAGCCGCCTGGGGTGGTGGTACATCCAGGGGCTGGGCACTACGAGGGAACTCTTGTTCACGGGCTTTTGGCCAGGCTTAAAGATCTTTCTGGTATCGGCGGGGAATTGAGGCCAGGAATAGTCCATCGCCTTGACAAAGATACCTCAGGCCTTCTGGTGGTGGCTAAAGATGATAAGACCCATCAGGCCTTGACTCAGATGTTTAAAGACCGCGAGATAAAAAAGATTTATCTGGCTCTGGTGCACGGTGTCCCAAGGCTTTCAGCAGGAAAAATAGAAAAGCCTATCGGGCGTCATCCAGTTAATCGGCAAAAGATGTCCGTTCACGCCAAAACTGGCCGTGAGGCCCTAACTTTTTATCGGGTGCGGGAAAGGTTTCCTAAGGCAGCACTTCTTGAAGTTGAGCCCAAAACCGGGCGTACCCATCAAATAAGGGTCCACCTGGCTTCAATAGGCCATCCCATAGTGGGTGATGAACTCTACGGTGGAGCAAGGCCTCACGGCCCTAAGGCCAGGCGGCAGATGCTTCATGCATATCGTTTGGCTTTTAAGCATCCTGTCACAGGAAAAGAACTTTCTTTTGAGGCCCCTTTGCCGGAAGATTTTGAGGAGATTTTAAGTGAGTTGCGCCAGGTCAAGAATTAA
- the coaE gene encoding dephospho-CoA kinase (Dephospho-CoA kinase (CoaE) performs the final step in coenzyme A biosynthesis.): MEHSNPIKIAITGPPAAGKTTVLSIFAQKGVPVFSADEEVKRLSQPCKPGFHLVVKKLGKDFLTKEGQLNRRKLLHAMLADPKTKKTLEEIFHPLVKKSLLDWFEKNKDKPLLVAEIPLLYQGSWEKIFDRVIWVTVPQEVLLERLSKRLKDERLAKDLLRCYQKDLPEKIFPDLVIESTSPLSKIEERIKNDFF, encoded by the coding sequence ATGGAACACTCTAATCCTATTAAAATAGCCATAACTGGCCCGCCAGCGGCGGGAAAAACCACAGTACTTTCTATTTTTGCCCAAAAAGGAGTGCCAGTTTTTTCTGCTGATGAAGAGGTGAAACGCCTCTCTCAACCATGTAAGCCTGGGTTCCACCTGGTAGTGAAAAAATTAGGTAAAGATTTTTTGACTAAAGAAGGTCAGCTTAACCGCCGCAAGCTCCTTCACGCTATGTTGGCTGATCCGAAAACAAAAAAAACCCTTGAGGAGATTTTTCATCCGTTGGTTAAAAAAAGCCTTCTTGACTGGTTTGAAAAAAATAAAGACAAGCCGCTTTTAGTAGCGGAGATCCCCCTTCTTTACCAGGGCAGCTGGGAAAAAATTTTTGACCGGGTTATCTGGGTTACTGTTCCGCAAGAAGTTTTGCTTGAGCGCTTAAGCAAAAGGTTGAAAGACGAAAGGCTCGCCAAAGATCTCCTTAGATGTTATCAAAAAGATTTACCGGAGAAAATTTTTCCGGATTTAGTGATTGAAAGTACGAGCCCGCTATCAAAAATTGAAGAGAGAATAAAAAATGATTTCTTTTAG